The proteins below are encoded in one region of Belonocnema kinseyi isolate 2016_QV_RU_SX_M_011 chromosome 5, B_treatae_v1, whole genome shotgun sequence:
- the LOC117173661 gene encoding glycine-rich cell wall structural protein-like yields the protein MGGYKGVAAVGNVRGAGVFTGGGARQGYAGGGRPGPVENFGPGPAFGNGGGAVGGPEGVTAGGPGGVTAGGPGGAALRGPGGIAVGRPGGIAARGLGGVSAGGQEEVAAGGPGEAAAGRQGGTAAGRL from the coding sequence ATGGGAGGTTATAAAGGAGTTGCTGCAGTTGGTAATGTAAGGGGTGCTGGAGTATTTACTGGCGGAGGTGCTAGACAAGGTTATGCAGGAGGTGGTAGACCAGGTCCTGTAGAAAATTTTGGACCAGGTCCTGCGTTTGGTAATGGAGGCGGTGCTGTAGGAGGACCTGAAGGAGTTACTGCAGGAGGACCAGGAGGAGTTACTGCAGGAGGACCAGGAGGAGCTGCTTTAAGAGGACCAGGAGGAATTGCTGTAGGAAGACCAGGAGGAATTGCTGCAAGAGGACTGGGAGGAGTATCTGCTGGAGGGCAAGAAGAGGTTGCTGCAGGAGGACCAGGAGAAGCTGCCGCAGGAAGACAAGGAGGAACTGCTGCAGGAAGATTATAA